Part of the Babylonia areolata isolate BAREFJ2019XMU chromosome 4, ASM4173473v1, whole genome shotgun sequence genome, AGCAGCGACAACTGGGCCACGGTTGCCGGCCCGCGCGCGCACTCTTCTTGCAGGAagcagcgtgtgtgcgtgtcgtgcacgtggtggtggtggtggcgctgctgGTGCCCCTCATCGTGGTGGTGGCGCTGCTGGCCCCCCTCATCGTGAAGTGTGAAGCGGAAGTGGTCGCTGACTTTGTGGAACTCTCTTTCCAGGTTGACGGTCTTCGATCGGGCACACCTCAGGTCCTGCACCAGGCGTTCCAGGCGTCCCTCCAGAGTGCGGATGCGATTCATCAGGAGGGTGACGTGTGTAGCAGTGGTggttatagtgttgttgttgttggtggtggtggtggtggtggtggtgaggagtggAGCCATAGcctgacccccacctccacacccaccacctctcctctGCCGCCGGAGTTCCTCCAGGAGCACGGAactgtcacacccctctccctccccctcctccacacccgacactccctccccctcctcctcttcagcaacgacatcatcctcatcatccccgTCAATGGAGGCGGCGATGGCGGCACAGGCCAGGTGGTGGTGGGCCAGGTCCAGGCGCCGTACCCGCTGCCCGCATCCCGTGCAGGCCACAGGGTGGTAGGGGCAGGCCCGCAGGTGGGCGGGGAGTCGGTCCAGAGGGACGGCGTCCTGACAGCCCTCATGGCGGTGGTGGCACCACACGGCCAGCCCCCGCACAATGTTCCTCAGCGCGTGGACCGGCTTCACCTGTCTGGGAGGGACCTCGGCGCGGCACTCGGGACaggtgggtggtttgggggtggaggtgggggtggcgagCCAGGTGTGGAGGCAGGGGGAGCAGAAGGAGTGGCCGCAGGGAGTCAGCACG contains:
- the LOC143281360 gene encoding uncharacterized protein LOC143281360, whose protein sequence is MGVSSQLFVQPVDPNLLCAVCGGVLEQAVLTPCGHSFCSPCLHTWLATPTSTPKPPTCPECRAEVPPRQVKPVHALRNIVRGLAVWCHHRHEGCQDAVPLDRLPAHLRACPYHPVACTGCGQRVRRLDLAHHHLACAAIAASIDGDDEDDVHVTLLMNRIRTLEGRLERLVQDLRCARSKTVNLEREFHKVSDHFRFTLHDEGGQQRHHHDEGHQQRHHHHHVHDTHTRCFLQEECARGPATVAQLSLLIARHLLEKPGDVDSGEVFGAIGRCVTALHMSGTGGGPDCRHDVHMLLATAFASNWFSPCQRLSLYRWLQTMTTASVAQTVAVSLAADTDRCFCCTCQRLSLYRWLQTMTTASVARASDCRCIAGCRQ